A DNA window from Hordeum vulgare subsp. vulgare chromosome 1H, MorexV3_pseudomolecules_assembly, whole genome shotgun sequence contains the following coding sequences:
- the LOC123416592 gene encoding protein SRG1-like, whose translation MEIGDDVVVTRAGITDAAEATFADSTEIPDRYARPDEVGDGVVVGDDESYELPLVDMARLLASESSEAETAKLGSACRDWGFFQLTNHGVDESVVQGMKDNAMQFFRLALEKKNALAVHAGSLGGFGHHFTGASRKLDWAESLILATQQNEKTSMDFWPADPPTFRDALGKYSREVSSLTRRLVGFMASDLGVEPEELDGAFRGKTQSVAMHHYPPCRHPDKVIGITPHHDGLGLALLLHVDDSPGLQVRRGGRWFPLDPLPGALVVNVGDILQVLTNGKYRSAEHRVLVDAERGRATVVMFQDASVAGTVKPLPGLGEARYRAIEYGEYVKGNFRGLAEGTRFVDSLEMDIA comes from the exons ATGGAGATCGGCGACGACGTCGTCGTCACCAGGGCCGGGATCACGGACGCCGCGGAGGCCACGTTCGCGGACTCCACCGAGATCCCCGACAGGTATGCCCGGCCGGACGAGGTCGGGGACGGGGTCGTCGTGGGCGACGACGAGAGCTACGAGCTGCCGCTCGTTGACATGGCGAGGCTGCTAGCCTCGGAGTCCTCGGAGGCGGAGACGGCCAAGCTTGGCTCTGCGTGTCGAGACTGGGGCTTCTTCCAG CTAACAAACCACGGAGTCGACGAATCAGTTGTACAAGGCATGAAAGATAACGCTATGCAGTTCTTCCGCTTggcgctggagaagaagaacgcactGGCCGTccatgccggcagcctgggagGGTTTGGGCACCACTTCACCGGAGCGTCCCGCAAGTTGGACTGGGCAGAGAGCCTCATCCTCGCGACGCAACAGAACGAGAAAACCAGCATGGACTTCTGGCCCGCCGATCCACCAACATTTAG GGACGCGCTCGGCAAGTACTCGCGCGAGGTGTCGAGCCTCACGAGGCGTCTCGTGGGGTTCATGGCGAGCGACCTCGGGGTGGAGCCGGAGGAGCTGGACGGGGCCTTCCGTGGCAAGACGCAGAGCGTCGCCATGCACCATTACCCGCCGTGCCGGCACCCGGACAAGGTGATAGGCATCACGCCGCACCACGACGGCCTCGGGCTGGCGCTGCTGCTGCACGTGGACGACAGCCCGGGCCTGCAGGTGAGGAGGGGCGGCAGGTGGTTCCCGCTGGACCCGCTGCCGGGCGCCCTCGTCGTCAACGTCGGGGACATCCTCCAGGTCCTCACCAACGGCAAGTACAGGAGCGCCGAGCATAGGGTGCTGGTGGACGCCGAGAGGGGGCGGGCGACCGTGGTGATGTTCCAGGACGCGTCCGTCGCCGGGACGGTGAAGCCGCTGCCGGGGCTCGGCGAGGCCAGGTACAGGGCGATCGAGTATGGCGAGTATGTCAAGGGGAATTTCAGGGGGCTGGCTGAAGGGACCAGGTTCGTCGACAGCCTCGAGATGGACATAGCGTAG